Proteins encoded in a region of the Phocoena phocoena chromosome X, mPhoPho1.1, whole genome shotgun sequence genome:
- the LOC136142438 gene encoding spindlin-2 isoform X1 has translation MKTPNSQEAEGQQTRAVAGRATGSANMTKRKASQKKQRGRPSSQPRRNIVGCRISHGWKEGDEPITQWKGTVLDQVPINPSLYLVKYDGIDCVYGLELHRDERVLSLKILSDRVASSQVSDANLANTIIGKAVEHMFEGEHGSKDEWRGMVLAQAPIMKAWFYITYEKDPVLYMYQLLDDYKEGDLRIMPESSESPPAEREPGGVVDGLIGKHVEYTKEDGSKRIGMVIHQVEAKPSVYFIKFDDDFHIYVYDLVKKS, from the coding sequence ATGAAAACCCCCAACTCGCAGGAGGCCGAAGGGCAACAAACCAGGGCAGTTGCAGGACGGGCCACTGGGTCTGCAAACATGACAAAGAGAAAAGCCTCCCAAAAGAAACAGAGAGGCAGACCTTCGTCCCAGCCCCGCAGGAACATCGTGGGCTGCAGGATTTCACACGGATGGAAGGAAGGCGATGAGCCCATCACCCAGTGGAAAGGAACCGTTCTGGATCAGGTGCCTATAAATCCTTCTCTTTATCTGGTGAAATATGATGGAATTGACTGTGTCTATGGACTGGAACTTCACAGAGATGAAAGAGTTTTGTCTCTTAAAATTCTTTCTGACAGGGTGGCATCTTCTCAAGTCAGTGATGCAAACCTTGCAAATACCATAATTGGTAAAGCTGTGGAACATATGTTTGAGGGTGAGCATGGTTCTAAGGATGAATGGAGAGGAATGGTCTTGGCCCAAGCACCTATCATGAAAGCCTGGTTTTATATTACCTATGAGAAAGATCCTGTCTTGTACATGTACCAGCTTCTAGATGATTATAAAGAAGGAGACCTCCGTATCATGCCAGAGTCCAGTGAGTCTCCTCCAGCAGAGAGGGAGCCAGGAGGAGTTGTAGATGGCCTGATAGGTAAACATGTGGAATATACCAAAGAAGATGGCTCCAAACGGATCGGCATGGTCATTCACCAAGTGGAAGCCAAACCCTCTGTGTATTTCATTAAGTTTGATGATGATTTCCATATCTATGTCTATGATTTGGTGAAAAAGTCCTAA
- the LOC136142438 gene encoding spindlin-2 isoform X2, whose protein sequence is MKTPNSQEAEGQQTRAVAGRATGSANMTKRKASQKKQRGRPSSQPRRNIVGCRISHGWKEGDEPITQWKGTVLDQLLDDYKEGDLRIMPESSESPPAEREPGGVVDGLIGKHVEYTKEDGSKRIGMVIHQVEAKPSVYFIKFDDDFHIYVYDLVKKS, encoded by the exons ATGAAAACCCCCAACTCGCAGGAGGCCGAAGGGCAACAAACCAGGGCAGTTGCAGGACGGGCCACTGGGTCTGCAAACATGACAAAGAGAAAAGCCTCCCAAAAGAAACAGAGAGGCAGACCTTCGTCCCAGCCCCGCAGGAACATCGTGGGCTGCAGGATTTCACACGGATGGAAGGAAGGCGATGAGCCCATCACCCAGTGGAAAGGAACCGTTCTGGATCAG CTTCTAGATGATTATAAAGAAGGAGACCTCCGTATCATGCCAGAGTCCAGTGAGTCTCCTCCAGCAGAGAGGGAGCCAGGAGGAGTTGTAGATGGCCTGATAGGTAAACATGTGGAATATACCAAAGAAGATGGCTCCAAACGGATCGGCATGGTCATTCACCAAGTGGAAGCCAAACCCTCTGTGTATTTCATTAAGTTTGATGATGATTTCCATATCTATGTCTATGATTTGGTGAAAAAGTCCTAA
- the LOC136142448 gene encoding spindlin-2 isoform X2 → MKTPNSQEAEGQQTRAVAGRATGSANMTKRKASQKKQRGRPSSQPRRNIVGCRISHGWKEGDEPITQWKGTVLDQLLDDYKEGDLRIMPESSESPPAEREPGGVVDGLIGKHVEYTKEDGSKRIGMVIHQVEAKPSVYFIKFDDDFHIYVYDLVKKS, encoded by the exons ATGAAAACCCCCAACTCGCAGGAGGCCGAAGGGCAACAAACCAGGGCAGTTGCAGGACGGGCCACTGGGTCTGCAAACATGACAAAGAGAAAAGCCTCCCAAAAGAAACAGAGAGGCAGACCTTCGTCCCAGCCCCGCAGGAACATCGTGGGCTGCAGGATTTCACACGGATGGAAGGAAGGCGATGAGCCCATCACCCAGTGGAAAGGAACCGTTCTGGATCAG CTTCTAGATGATTATAAAGAAGGAGACCTCCGTATCATGCCAGAGTCCAGTGAGTCTCCTCCAGCAGAGAGGGAGCCAGGAGGAGTTGTAGATGGCCTGATAGGTAAACATGTGGAATATACCAAAGAAGATGGCTCCAAACGGATCGGCATGGTCATTCACCAAGTGGAAGCCAAACCCTCTGTGTATTTCATCAAGTTTGATGATGATTTCCATATCTATGTCTATGATTTGGTGAAAAAGTCCTAA
- the LOC136142448 gene encoding spindlin-2 isoform X1, protein MKTPNSQEAEGQQTRAVAGRATGSANMTKRKASQKKQRGRPSSQPRRNIVGCRISHGWKEGDEPITQWKGTVLDQVPINPSLYLVKYDGIDCVYGLELHRDERVLSLKILSDRVASSQVSDANLANTIIGKAVEHMFEGEHGSKDEWRGMVLAQAPIMKAWFYITYEKDPVLYMYQLLDDYKEGDLRIMPESSESPPAEREPGGVVDGLIGKHVEYTKEDGSKRIGMVIHQVEAKPSVYFIKFDDDFHIYVYDLVKKS, encoded by the coding sequence ATGAAAACCCCCAACTCGCAGGAGGCCGAAGGGCAACAAACCAGGGCAGTTGCAGGACGGGCCACTGGGTCTGCAAACATGACAAAGAGAAAAGCCTCCCAAAAGAAACAGAGAGGCAGACCTTCGTCCCAGCCCCGCAGGAACATCGTGGGCTGCAGGATTTCACACGGATGGAAGGAAGGCGATGAGCCCATCACCCAGTGGAAAGGAACCGTTCTGGATCAGGTGCCTATAAATCCTTCTCTTTATCTGGTGAAATATGATGGAATTGACTGTGTCTATGGACTGGAACTTCACAGAGATGAAAGAGTTTTGTCTCTTAAAATTCTTTCCGACAGGGTGGCATCATCTCAAGTCAGTGATGCAAACCTTGCAAATACCATAATTGGTAAAGCTGTGGAACATATGTTTGAGGGTGAGCATGGTTCTAAGGATGAATGGAGAGGAATGGTCTTGGCCCAAGCACCTATCATGAAAGCCTGGTTTTATATTACCTATGAGAAAGATCCTGTCTTGTACATGTACCAGCTTCTAGATGATTATAAAGAAGGAGACCTCCGTATCATGCCAGAGTCCAGTGAGTCTCCTCCAGCAGAGAGGGAGCCAGGAGGAGTTGTAGATGGCCTGATAGGTAAACATGTGGAATATACCAAAGAAGATGGCTCCAAACGGATCGGCATGGTCATTCACCAAGTGGAAGCCAAACCCTCTGTGTATTTCATCAAGTTTGATGATGATTTCCATATCTATGTCTATGATTTGGTGAAAAAGTCCTAA